One window of the Desulfobacterales bacterium genome contains the following:
- a CDS encoding ABC transporter permease produces MPAYILRRFLILIPTLLGVSIIVFMMLRLTPGDPAELLLGERATESALQEVREHLGLNEPLHVQYGLFLKRLMKGDLGETIWTRQKVWIEVKQRFPATIELSLVALCISCFFGVLFGIVSATRQYSLFDYLSMLGALAGVSMPIFWLGLVFMLIFSLNLGWLPISGRLDVHINLEVITNFYILDAVLTRNWEALRDVIWHIIMPAVTLSTIPTAIVARMTRSSMLEVLRQDYIKTAKAKGLSNFKVIFKHALRNALIPVVTTIGLQFGILMGGAILTETIFAWPGVGKWMYDAVMQRDYMVIQGGTLFIATIFVVINLFVDVLYAVINPRISVK; encoded by the coding sequence ATGCCGGCCTATATTTTGCGAAGATTCCTGATTCTGATCCCCACGCTTCTGGGTGTGTCCATTATCGTCTTTATGATGCTGCGCCTTACGCCCGGGGATCCGGCCGAACTGCTGTTGGGCGAACGGGCCACCGAAAGCGCGCTCCAGGAAGTCCGGGAACACCTGGGGCTCAATGAACCGCTGCATGTCCAGTACGGTCTGTTTCTCAAGCGGCTCATGAAAGGCGATTTGGGGGAAACCATCTGGACGCGGCAAAAGGTCTGGATCGAGGTCAAACAGCGCTTTCCCGCCACCATAGAACTGTCCCTGGTGGCACTATGCATCAGCTGTTTTTTCGGCGTCCTTTTCGGCATCGTTTCCGCAACCCGGCAATATTCCCTGTTTGACTACCTGAGCATGTTGGGCGCCCTGGCCGGCGTCAGTATGCCGATCTTCTGGCTCGGTCTGGTTTTTATGCTGATTTTTTCCCTGAACCTGGGATGGCTGCCCATTTCCGGGCGTCTGGACGTCCACATCAATCTCGAGGTCATCACCAATTTTTACATCCTGGATGCCGTTCTGACCCGAAACTGGGAGGCGCTGCGGGACGTCATCTGGCATATCATCATGCCGGCTGTCACGCTCAGCACCATTCCCACAGCGATTGTTGCCCGCATGACCCGTTCCTCCATGCTGGAAGTCTTGCGGCAGGACTATATAAAAACGGCCAAGGCCAAAGGGCTTTCCAACTTTAAGGTGATTTTCAAACACGCCCTGCGCAACGCCTTGATTCCCGTCGTCACCACCATCGGCCTGCAGTTCGGCATCCTGATGGGAGGCGCAATCCTGACGGAAACGATTTTCGCCTGGCCGGGCGTCGGCAAATGGATGTATGATGCCGTCATGCAGCGCGATTACATGGTCATCCAGGGAGGAACCCTGTTTATCGCAACGATATTTGTGGTGATAAACCTTTTCGTCGACGTCTTGTACGCCGTTATCAACCCGCGGATCAGTGTAAAATAA
- a CDS encoding ABC transporter permease: protein MKTRNPRKNPEDRHPLMVQLSQLWRNKIAVIGLVIILIFILAAIFAPVLSPHNPVDTALYDQLKPPVWHETGKWLNILGTDDLGRDILSRLIYGARISLLVSVVSVGLAFVCGTFLGCISGYFKGFRDSLIMRLMDILLAFPYILLAIVIVAYLGPSLRNAMVAIGITYVPRFARIVRGSVLEECEKDYVTAARSIGVSDSRIIFIEILPNCLGPLIVQTTLSFASAILDAAALSFLGLGAQPPTPEWGAMIAQSRSLILRAPWVMTLPGLAILFAVLGFNLLGDGLRDALDPRLRD, encoded by the coding sequence ATGAAAACCAGAAACCCGCGAAAAAATCCTGAAGACCGGCATCCGCTGATGGTTCAGCTCAGCCAGTTGTGGCGAAATAAAATCGCCGTCATCGGGCTGGTCATCATTTTAATATTTATTCTGGCAGCGATCTTTGCGCCGGTTCTCAGTCCCCACAACCCCGTTGATACCGCACTCTATGACCAGCTCAAACCGCCGGTGTGGCATGAAACCGGCAAGTGGCTAAATATCCTCGGCACGGACGATCTGGGTCGAGACATTCTGTCCCGGCTGATCTACGGCGCCCGAATATCGCTGCTGGTGTCGGTGGTCAGTGTGGGGCTGGCCTTTGTTTGCGGGACCTTCCTCGGCTGCATTTCCGGATATTTCAAGGGTTTCAGGGATTCGCTGATCATGCGTCTCATGGACATACTTTTGGCATTTCCCTATATTCTACTGGCCATCGTTATTGTGGCCTACCTCGGCCCCAGCCTGCGCAACGCCATGGTGGCCATCGGCATCACCTATGTGCCGCGTTTTGCCCGCATTGTGCGCGGAAGCGTTTTAGAAGAGTGTGAAAAGGACTATGTCACGGCGGCCCGTTCCATCGGCGTTAGTGACAGCCGCATCATTTTCATTGAGATTCTGCCCAACTGCCTCGGGCCGCTCATTGTCCAGACCACGCTGAGTTTTGCCTCCGCCATACTGGATGCCGCAGCCCTCAGTTTCCTGGGCCTTGGCGCTCAGCCGCCCACTCCGGAATGGGGCGCCATGATCGCCCAGAGCCGCTCGCTGATCCTTAGGGCTCCCTGGGTCATGACACTTCCCGGCTTGGCCATATTGTTCGCCGTGCTGGGGTTTAACCTTCTCGGCGACGGCCTGCGGGACGCGCTTGATCCACGCCTGCGGGACTAG